CTTGTCCAAAGACGAAGTTCAGTTCTTCATTGTTAGCAATATTATCCTTAAGTTTTCGTCGATTCATGATTCTGATTCAAATAACTTTAAAGCTTCTGTTAGGATTTTGACGTAAGCACTTGCCGCCGCTTTAGGAGCTTCTCCCTTCATACGAAATACTGTACTACCTTGTCCTGGTGCGTCCTTAATACATTGACGATCAGGAAGGGTAGTATTAAGCAAAGGTATAATACCGCTTTGCAAAGCTTCTCTAGCTTCTCGTAACAAAATCGTGTTGTCTTTTACTGCGTTCAGATAAAGCGCTGCTATTGGCAGCCCTCTTCGAATCTCCTTTGCTTGACGCACAAATTGTACAATTTTGCCTGTACTTGCTAAATCGATCATGGAGTCCCTGCAAGGAATAAGTACTAAATTAGAACGGATCAAAATTGCTTTTGTCACCTCGCTTGCATTTCCTGGGCCATCAACAATTACAACATCATAAGACTCTGCTAACTTTGGAAGTTCGTCAAATAAAACCTCTGGATCACCAATGACCTTGCAAGGCAAGTTCAGATCCTTCAACCAACTTGATGAGCTTTCCTGCCCATCTGCATCAACTAAGATAGTGGAATGTCCCATCTGGGTAAACCAATCAACAGCATGAACTGCTCCTGTTGATTTACCTGCTCCACCTTTCTGGTTAGCAAATGCCAAAATTTTAGGAAGCTTTTCAGATTTAGTCGTAGTCTTCGTAGGTTTGGATTTTGCCATAGGAGCAATTCTCACTTTGCAACAATTGTATTAGTCTTCATAGAATTGTCATTTCTTAGATAATTTTCGGGTACTTAGTAGAGTACCTATTATTGAAATAAGTTAATTGACGAAAATACATGGCTTGATGTTATCACTGATTCAAAAAAAAGGAATAAAAATAAAGTTAACCAAAACGTTTTGGTTAAATAAAAAATAGAAGTAAAGGCTTTAACAGAAATACTAATGAAATCTACCCAGCGTCCATCTAAATCACAACAGCCAAAGTCTAGCAACCAAATTCCTGAATTTCACCCTACTCCGGCTGATGACAAGTTGCTGGGAGAACTCACAACCGAGCAGCAGCCCGGTCATGCCTCTGTTGATGAAAACCCCTCAGAGCCACTAAAAGTTGAGCCACAGGCGGCTGGTAAGCGCAACAAGAAAAAAATAGATTCACCACCAGCAACCAAACCTTATATACCCTTTCAAGATCGCCCCGAAGAACCAGAATTACCGCCAGAACCTTGCCAGCACGTACAGTTCCTGGATTGTAATTCGGAGGTGGGGCGTATTATCTTCGAGTGCTATCACTGCAAACAGGGGATAATTAGCGAGTACACCGGGCAACCTGTAATGGGCGAGTACAAAGGGCGGCCTTCAGTGATTCTGGCGAAAGTTAAATGTCCCAATTGTGAGCAAACAGCGATTAGGTTGCAAGCAAGGGAAGTAATTTCGACAACAGCTATACCTTCACCTTGGAGATAGATGATTGGAGCGATCACCTGAAATTAAAAAAAGGGTAATGCAACAACAAACATTTTTGAAATTATCAGTAGTGACTGTCTTGGCAGCACTGACATTAACCAGTTGTACCAATGTTACGACTCAGCAGTATGAAGCTACAGCAACGACGAGTTATAGTTGGCAAGTGAAATATGCTGACTCACTAACTAATGACCCATCGCCGCGCTTAGAAACCTTCGCTACTAAATCTTTATTAACTCGTAATGGCTTGAAACCGAATGGAGAAGTGATTGGCCCAGATGAGCGAGGATTATGGTGGCCAACTTTACCCCCACGACCGAGCATTGATGAAGTCGAACAGCGTAAAAAGCCCCAATCACAAGCAAGCAAACCAGAATTACTCAAAGCCGAAAAGTATCAGATCAGCTATCAAGTGGGCGACCAAAAAATAACGCTACCAACTAATTATGATGTTTATCGACAGGTAGTGAAAGCTTACCCAACACGACAGGCTTTGCAGTTGACTTTGGGAGTAGACGATAATTCGGTGGAAAAAGCTGAACCCATAGGCAGCATTGAGAAATAAATATTATTCAATTCTAGATAGCTGCGATTTCGGCAGTCCAGTAGGGAGGAAATGAGAACCGCTACTAATTTATTAATCAAAGCAAAAAATTTTAGCTAATGCACAGTCTATTTATTTCGTAAATTCCTGATGGGGTATATATGGGTGCTATATGTACCCTAAGCCTTATTTAGAAATTTGATGACAGTTTAGCACCTATATAGGGTATATGTGGCGGCTTCTTAGGGTATCTTCTTTGAGATAATAATTTGTACCCCACTTGACACCTAAGAGGTTTATGATAAGCTCTTGAAACATTAATCAGTAATCAAGTTATTAATCGTCATTTGATTACTCCAAAAATTCTCTCGACTTAAATAACTCTGTTGACCTTACCGTGTTGAAAAAATAATTACGCGTTTGGTTATTGAATTACTCTCTTACTCTCTTATCTTGATTTGATCTCTATGTCGAACATTCACACGTTGCAAAGAATATTTCCTGCTGGCTTCGATAATGGCTACGGGAGTCTAAAACTTTTAGTCGATGGCTTTGAAGTCGTTCGTGTCCCCAGCTATATTTCTACGGCAGACATGGAAGATGTCCCCGGACGAGTTATTTTTAACGGTAATGCTTACACTGTTGGAGAATCTGCTTTCCGTACAGGTCATCATTTTGACCGCAACACAGATAGTAATGAAAACAAAATCAATAATGCGCTGTTGACATTATTAGGTGCATTAGCACATCTACCACACCGTAAGGCTTGGCATCTCAAGTTAGTCGTCAGCTTACATGATGTTGGTTTAGCAGAGGAGTTGCAACAAGTCCTAAACGGAGAATACCAACCAATCCTTGCTGGCAAAGAATCCGACGTGAAGATAGAAGTCCTTAAAGTTGTACCAGAGGGAATGGGTGCATTGTTCGGGCAGCAACTCCCGCCAAAATTAACCGTTTTGGATTTTGGCAATGGTACAACTCTCTATTCTCGTTATAGCAAAGGAAAGCGAGAAGTACATACCCCCTTCCCCGCAGGCGTAGAAGTTCTCATCGAAGATATTGCCCAAAAGATGAAACATTTAAATGGGGGAAAGATTGGGGACGCAGCCAAAATTCGATATTGTCTGGAAATGGGGCATACCAAGTACAGCCGTGACATCGATATTAGAGATGTTTACGGCGCTTGTCTGAAAGATTGGTACGACAAATATTTAAAAAAACCAGTAAGCATGACACTTGATGCCAAGCACACGGGAGATGAGATTTGGGCGATTGGTGGAGGCTGCCTCTTACCTGGATTTAAGAAGCTACTAGAGAAGAATGGGTTCAAAATCCGTGACAACCCGGTGGAAGCTAATGCGAATGGACTCTTAGAAATGGCAAAAGCCATCCTGAGTAAAAATCCAGTTCCTGCTCTCAAGTAAGTAATACAGAAGAATACGGAATTGGTGAATCACTGAATTGGGCAATCCACCACCCAATGTTCGCCTTACGCCCCGAAGGCAGCTTCGGGAGCCGATAAACTCCTGCTTAAACCTCCAGCGATCGCGCAGAGTAGACCACGCTTATCTACGAGCTTCCGTATGGTTTTCACCATTTATTCATCAGCTGCACAGAATTTATACCCAATTCTCGCTTCTGACTCTTGACAACTAACGCCTTTATTCTATAAATCTGGCAATGGCAGAAAAACTTGACTTACCCGCAGAAAAGGTTCGAATCAAAGATAGCTACCGCGAACGCATATTTGCAGAATCACAGCAGCTAGGTAAAAGTTACCTGGAGACGCTTTACTTTATCATTGATTGCTATTTTGCGTTCAAAAGAGGTGAACCTATCCCACTAATAAAATTCTATTAATCCAAATGTGAACTGTGGCTAGAGAAAGAAAAGCATTAAAACAGGCGGAAATTCGTTCCCATCGAACAACAAGCCTGCGATATTTTCGTTGAAACCACGCAAAACAGCGTTCCTGCTGAAAACGTGGAACTGAGATTTTAATTGGTCTACCCCGATTTTTCTTTTTCTTCCAAACCCGCTTAGGCCATTGTGGTCTGATACCACGTTTACGTAAAGCAGCACGTTTTTCCTTTGAGTCATAGCCCTTATCAGCAGCAAGTACTTTCAGGCGTTTACGCGGTCTACCGGGTCTATTAGTTTTGACTTTGACACTATCAAGCAGTGGAATCACTTGATCTCGTTCGCTACCATTGGCTGGTGTTGTGCAGTTAGCTAAAGGCATTCCATTCCCGTCAGTCAGAGTATGTATTAAAACTCCTTTACCTTTATGACCATATTTAACACCTTCACCGCCACCTTTTCCAGGGGGAAAAAGACCCGTCCACCGCGCCATAACCCCAATTAATTAAACCTCTCTCTTCTGCAATTCCTAATGTACGCGCTTGTAAATTTTCTAACGTTCCATCAGCTTCCCAACGCTGTAGCCATCTGTGCGCTGCACTTTTTGATGCCCAAATCTCTCCCTTTGGAACATCACACCACCGACATCCTGTTATCAATACATACAGTAAGGTGTTAAGTACATGGCGAAATGGTGCATGAGGCATTCCGCGTTAGCGAAGCTTACCGAAGGTATCGCGCTTTTCTGGTTCTTTAGGGAATATATCTTCAAACAGCCTCCATTCTAAGTCCGTTAACCCTTCAAACCGCCCAGCCATAATGTGATACACCCTTCCGTTTTTAGAAGCAGATTATCACATTTTTGACATTAGTGGGATAGGTTCATGGCATCAGCCCGCCCGTTTGTAATTGCTTCATCACCTCGTTGTCGATCAAAACCACCCACAGCCAGCAGTGTTCCTTGGTAAATGGGACGTAGCAGATCAATGGAATTAAAGTTCGGTGTAGCTCCTCTGGCGTAACCTCGGTCATACCCGACGTGCAAGTATGCCAAACCCAGTGGACTAAGTGCTTTTGCTACATAAGTGTAAGTTTCGGCAGGATCGTCATCGAATGTGTCGTTGACTGTGAAGCCAGGGGCAATCTTGACCCCAATCCGCTCCGCTCCCCGGACGCTACACAGAGCATTGACTACTACTTCTAGCGTGAAGCGAGTTCGATTCTCCAATGTGCCTCCATAGGCATCCGTGCGTTGGTTCGAGCCGCTGACTTGGAACTGATTGGGTAGGTATCCAGTTGCTGCATGAAGTTCCACCCCATCGAAACCTGCTTCAATAGAGAGTAACGCTGCGAAGCGATACTCCTCTACTATTTCGGGTATTTCGTCCAACTCTAACGGACGTGGTGTCTCGAAAGGGACTTTACCGTCCCAAACGTGAACTTCTTCAGACGTCAACGGGATAGCCGAAGGTGCAATCGGTCGCGCATGGTTAGGTAATAGCAAGGAGTGCGATACCCGTCCAGCGTGCATCAGTTGCACAAATATCCGACCTCCAGCAGCATGAACTGCATCTGTCACTTTTCGCCAGCCTTCAACCTGCTCCTCGTTGTGCAGCCCAGGGCAGGTTGTGTAACCCCGCCCCATCGGACTCGGATGCGTTCCTTCTGTAATGATCAGTCCTGCCGAAGCTCGCTGAGTGTAGTATTCGACCATTATAGAGGTAGGTACACAGTCAGTAGTAGCCCGCAGACGCGACATCGGAGACATGATGATGCGGTTAGGAAGGTCAAGCGAACCTAGTCTAACTGGCGTGAACAGTCCTGATTTTTCTGACATTGGCATTTTTCCTCTTCTAGAACCAGGGCGATCGCGGCCACCGCAAATCGACAACCTCAAAACATTGCCCTACAGATGACTTCAAAATAACTTAATCCGCAAAGCTGACATACAGCTCTTATTAATTGCCCCCATAGATCACCTTGCCACATGACTACTCAATTATATGGAAACATGAAAACTTTGCAGGCGTTGCTGTTTTGCTGTCGCTTAACAGACACCAACAGTAGTACAAGGCAATACCCTTTAAGTAGATTTCTGCATCTGATCAAGCGCTGTGCCATTACACTGCTTTGTTGCCCCATGCAAGCCGCAATGTTTTTCAGCAGCAATGTTCAAGCTATGTCCGGCGATATCCATTGCAACCAGTTTCAAGGGAGCAGCGTACAGGGCATAAATGATTAAACGCATATAAATCGAGAGCATGGAGACACCGCTAGGCGATGGCGTACCCGCCCACCATAGGTGATCGCAGTTTCAAACTCCCATAGCGTAACAGCTTAATCTGCCAGCTTTAATATGACCTTGCAGGCGTTGCACTTACTCTTGTTCAATTTCTTCAACACCTTGCACAGTTTTGAGAGCCTCGCTCCCAAACGCTCTTCATGACGAGCGTTGATGTGTAGCGCTTATCTGATGCGATAGATTTAGACTGAGCGAATCACACCATTTATCTCGACAAGACTCCAACTATACAAAGATTGAACTTTTTTAGGAGAAATATCAATGACCATTTCAATGTATCAAGCTTCAATACCAGTGTTTATTCACACACTTAATAATCTTGTAAGTATTCTTGAAAAAGGTAATACATACGCACAAACAAAAAAAATAGATCAGTATGTATTGCCCAATAGTCGTCTATTCCCTGATATGTTTCCATTGTCAAAACAAGTACAAATTGCTTCTGACATAGCCAAGAGAGGTGCTGCACAATTAGCAGGGGTAGAAGCACCCAAGTTTGAGGACAAGGAAACTACATTACCCGAACTTATTGACCGCGTTCAGAAAACTATCTCTTATTTACACACATTTAAACCTGAACAAATAGATGGTTCGGAAGATAAAACAATTACCATTACGCAGGGTGATAAGAGTCTATCTTTTGAAGGAATGCCATTTCTTCTATATTTTGTTTTGCCAAACGTTTATTTCCATGTCACTACAACCTATGATATTCTCAGACACTCCGGCGTAGAGCTTGGCAAAAAAGACTTCCTAGGCAAGCGTTAACGCTCGGTAATATAAGAGTAAACTGATTTTCATTCTCCGTATCGGGTGAGCGTATAGCGGCTAAGTTGTTGTTGCATCGCCCGATAATTCTACGCCAAATCGAATTTCCTGTTCAAAGTCTTCCAGGCTTTTCTGACGTTTTTTTGTAGGCGCAGACCCTGCCCAGTTCACTATCCCCGATTTCTGCCACATTAATGCACGTTGATGCAGCTTAAACTGTTCTATACTGGCATTCGTCACCAGATGAATGTTGCCCGATAAGCTAAAAGTGTAATCAGTATTCTCTAGAAAACCCAGAGGCTGAAGAAATGCTATAACCTGTATAATTTCTTGACTTCTAGACCTTAAAATTATCTCTCTTCTCTTACTCTTTAGGTTACTTGACTTTACAGATAGACTCTTGTTTTTATCTTTTGACTGACTCATGGGCAATTCTCATAAAGACATTTTTATTCACTACTCACACATCACAGAGTAAGGCACAAAGGTGAACCCGCAAGCTTTTACTTTCATTATCTTTTTGCCGACCACTGGTCGGCAAATATTTGTCAATATGGGAGTAGACAACTTCATAGCTATAGTTAAACCTATATTTACAACAGGCTAGACTTACACGTTCCCAGGGCGAACGCACGGTATTTCTGAAACCTTTGCTGGGCATGGATCTTGATGAAAAAATAGGCTAAATTAAAAAACGCCGAAACCCTTGCTATTAAAGGATTCTTATACTTTAGATGCGTTTGCCCTGTCATTGTTTTTTACAGGTAGAATTTTTGTCAGCAGATTTTTGATGCTGTTTTCTGGTGGGATTTTTGGTAACAATTGGATAAGACTATCGCTTGCTAAACACTGGTATACGGGGTCTAGTTCTCCTTTTTTCAATTTATCTAATGTGGTTTGCTGTGCTTGATTTTGAATTGCTGCATTGACTTCTGACACTTTCATACCCAGTTTTCGGGCTATTTGTTTGGGTGTTAAATTCAATGCCCGTAAATCCATTATTTCTTGTTGTTGTGTTCCTGTCATAAATTACTACTTTCTACAAACAACTGGGCAAAAATATATTAAACCAAAACAAGATTTTATTAATTTAATACCACAACCAATCACAGAAAGCATTGCTTCTTTGTTGCATTAATCTCTAATTTCCAACTCCAGAACCTTCAACAACTTATCTTCCACATCAGTAAGATAAGGACGGTTCAGCTTGCCCAATAACTGCAACAGACTTTTGACTGTCTCCTCCAGTGAATCGGAATACACTCGACTGATGCGATCACTGATTAACTGCATCTGCTGACATTCCGCAGGCAGGTAATTGTAGGACTTCAGGTATTGCAGCCCAACCGTGTACTCGCCATCCCAGGTTGCCACAGTGCAGCTAAATTCACCCACGTAGTTGACTATCCCCCAACACCCGCCCTTACCCCTGAGTTCGGGATTATCCTTTGCAAGAATTTGGCAAACTTCGCCTAATTGGTAGGTATTGGGTACTTGGGTACGTTCCATAATCTTTCGCACCACATCTTTGACAATTCTAGCTGGTGGCACTTTACCCCCTGCCTGCTCTACTGCTTTTACCCACACTTCTTGCTGTTGCTGGGATTCAAGCTTTGTCATTGGTCGGACTTGTCCCTCTGCTGTCGGCAAAATGTGATCAATTTGTTATATACACCACAGCGCCCACAACGTATAATGGATAAGCACTTGACGTTATGGATGGTTTACACAACGTTGAAATCCTGTTGCTGATTATTCTTTAAAATTACTAAATAATAATCAGAGCATATAACTCTACTAGCTACTTTCCTGCCCCTGCTTCCTCTCTCGAAAATATGCTTCCGCCAGCTTGTTATTCTTTTCTGAGGCAGAAATATCTTATACGTTGTTAGATACCTATGTAAATTATTTACACAACATTGCGAAAAGGTTTGTGAGAAGAACGTTGTTGTTGTTGTTTTATATATTTATTTAGGTGTATATAACAAATTGATCACAAATTTCAACCAAGTTATTAAAAACAACAGCCGCATCCATTAAAAGATAAGACTGGCGACGACTATGAGCAAAGCGATCGCGGCAATATTCTTCAAAGGTTTTATGCGTGGAACGATAAAGTCGGCGATCGCGCAACTCCATCAACGCCTTCCCCGCCTCAAAAAATGCCCGTTCAACTTTTCTCTCCAGGTGCAGGCGATCGCTAATTTCCTGCTCGGTTAACTCTGGAACTTCAACAGCAGTGACGGTGATTGTTGTTGTTACTGGATTTTCCTTAAGCAAGGTATCTTCAATTGCAGAGCTATCTGGTAGCTTACTGTCGCTAGATGCACCAGAAGTGGATTTTTTGCGCGAAGATGGTGGTTTAGTCATTATTCCACCTTTTTTAATTTATTGGCATTTGCTTAGAGCCGAGTGCAAATAGATTTTGAATGTGATGGTTAGCTGCTTAGGCGTAGCCCACCGCAGGTATAACTCATGAACACAGACGGAGCTAAAACTTGAGGATTGGCAATACCAGCATTAATTATCAAAGCTCACTCCAAAATTCACCCCTAAAACTTCTTCAATTTTGCGAAGGGTTGGTTCTGGCAAAACATCATTTTCTTCACGCTCAATCCGATACCAATTAGCACGAGTCATATCGGCCGCTTTTGCCAATTCTTCTACCGACCGTGGATCTCGCTCTCTGGCATCTTTAATCCTTGCTCCGATGCCAGGGGCATCAACCCGTATAACCCGCTCTATTTGCACATCTATAGACATGAACAATCCTCTCTATTCAATCATTTCGTAGATTCTATGTAAATTGTAGAGTAACACTTGACAAAATGTCTAGTGAGAGGATACATTAAAAATATAAAGAAAGCGCCCCGACTGCGAATCTAAGCGCTTTCCGTCCCGTTAGGAACTTATTTATTATGACTCACGCCTTTTACACAGCACAACAGCTGCAACTGAAATCCATTGCGCGACTCAAGCAAATCTACAGCGAAATCGGCTGCACAGTGGAGATAAGCGACAAACGCTGCAAGGATTCTTGGATTAGCGCGATTGTTGATTATCAATCCACCCAGGCTCAGAAAATCGCCCCTGCTACTTCTGACGAACAAGCCACAGCCCAAGCCGAACTCGACAACTACATCACCGCCCAAGCCCAAACTGTTGCACCCGAAGCACTCACCCCTGTAGAGATATCTTTTGACCATCACGAATATTACGCTGGTAAGCAACTGATAGCTACCATCACCCATGACGACGACCACTTAACCCAACGCTGGGTAGTTACGGTCAACGATAAAGAAGTATTTCGTGCCAACACTCCAATGCGCTGTCATCGCTTCATCTGCACTCACTACAAAGACGGCTCATTACCAGTGCAAGAACAGCAAGCAACATCACACACGACTGAGAACCAAATCATGGCGCATATCTTCAACGAGTGCCAGAATTACGGGTTTGAAATTCTCGACGATGGCATTTACCAAAACGAAGTGAAGCTGGGCGAAGTCGGATGCACTGACGGTAACTGGTGGGTAATCCTGGGTTCTTCAGATCAGCAACAGTGTTCTAACTCGGTGTTTGATGCAGTGCGCTCATTGTCGATAGTGGATACTTCACTGACTGAACCGACTCCTGAATACTTGCAATACCAATCCTTGGAACAACTGACTACCGAGGAATTACAGCAGTTGCTTGATGCAGAAGCAGCCGAATGTGAGCAATTGTTAGATCGACCGTTTGAGCAGTTAACAGCCCAAGACTGGCAACGGCTACGGGAGTATGAGCCTGTAGCAGCGTAGAAGAGGCAGGGGGGCAAGGGTGCAGGGGGGCAGAGGGGAAAGAATCTGTACAACATCTCTCCTTTGCTCCTCCGCTCCTCTGCACCTCTGCCTAATTCGTCCCTTCATTCACCAATCACAACAATGCAACCCACAATATCGATACCCCGACACTGGGGTTACCCTCGCTTTGCTTTGGAACAGCGAACTAATCAAGGTATCGTTTTAGGGCTTTACTGCTATCCGACTGGTACAAAATTGGCTGAACAATTTGGTGATGGGTGGCGTTACGCTTTGATGCCTAACCAAAACTCTAACGAAATATTGTACCTTCAAGAGAACCAAATTCAGCCGCTTTCTCCACAGGAATTGTTCACGCAAATTACAGCAGAGATTGAATTTTACCAACGTCAAATAACAATACTGCAACAACAGTTATCAATAGTTACTGGAGGGTTCACTAATGGCTAAAGTTGTTGATAACTATGTGGAACGTACTTCAGCTAGGTTGTTGCGTTCTTTACGTCGTTCTGGTGGTTCTGCTCCATTACATCGCATTCAGTTTTCGGAAACTATCATCCAATATCTGCTCGACAAAAAACTAGTCCAAATGCAGAACACTGGATACGGCTTTTTGCTAGAGATTGCTGAAGAATTTTAACCAATAGGAGCAATTGAAAATGTCTCATCCTCCTCTACATACGCTAGTTGATGCTGCCAAGTTCATTC
This portion of the Nostoc sp. UHCC 0302 genome encodes:
- a CDS encoding transposase encodes the protein MPHAPFRHVLNTLLYVLITGCRWCDVPKGEIWASKSAAHRWLQRWEADGTLENLQARTLGIAEERGLINWGYGAVDGSFSPWKRWR
- a CDS encoding ParA family protein, with the translated sequence MAKSKPTKTTTKSEKLPKILAFANQKGGAGKSTGAVHAVDWFTQMGHSTILVDADGQESSSSWLKDLNLPCKVIGDPEVLFDELPKLAESYDVVIVDGPGNASEVTKAILIRSNLVLIPCRDSMIDLASTGKIVQFVRQAKEIRRGLPIAALYLNAVKDNTILLREAREALQSGIIPLLNTTLPDRQCIKDAPGQGSTVFRMKGEAPKAAASAYVKILTEALKLFESES
- a CDS encoding transposase gives rise to the protein MARWTGLFPPGKGGGEGVKYGHKGKGVLIHTLTDGNGMPLANCTTPANGSERDQVIPLLDSVKVKTNRPGRPRKRLKVLAADKGYDSKEKRAALRKRGIRPQWPKRVWKKKKNRGRPIKISVPRFQQERCFAWFQRKYRRLVVRWERISACFNAFLSLATVHIWINRILLVG
- a CDS encoding helix-turn-helix transcriptional regulator → MSIDVQIERVIRVDAPGIGARIKDARERDPRSVEELAKAADMTRANWYRIEREENDVLPEPTLRKIEEVLGVNFGVSFDN
- a CDS encoding alkene reductase: MSEKSGLFTPVRLGSLDLPNRIIMSPMSRLRATTDCVPTSIMVEYYTQRASAGLIITEGTHPSPMGRGYTTCPGLHNEEQVEGWRKVTDAVHAAGGRIFVQLMHAGRVSHSLLLPNHARPIAPSAIPLTSEEVHVWDGKVPFETPRPLELDEIPEIVEEYRFAALLSIEAGFDGVELHAATGYLPNQFQVSGSNQRTDAYGGTLENRTRFTLEVVVNALCSVRGAERIGVKIAPGFTVNDTFDDDPAETYTYVAKALSPLGLAYLHVGYDRGYARGATPNFNSIDLLRPIYQGTLLAVGGFDRQRGDEAITNGRADAMNLSH
- a CDS encoding ParM/StbA family protein; translated protein: MSNIHTLQRIFPAGFDNGYGSLKLLVDGFEVVRVPSYISTADMEDVPGRVIFNGNAYTVGESAFRTGHHFDRNTDSNENKINNALLTLLGALAHLPHRKAWHLKLVVSLHDVGLAEELQQVLNGEYQPILAGKESDVKIEVLKVVPEGMGALFGQQLPPKLTVLDFGNGTTLYSRYSKGKREVHTPFPAGVEVLIEDIAQKMKHLNGGKIGDAAKIRYCLEMGHTKYSRDIDIRDVYGACLKDWYDKYLKKPVSMTLDAKHTGDEIWAIGGGCLLPGFKKLLEKNGFKIRDNPVEANANGLLEMAKAILSKNPVPALK
- a CDS encoding DUF1993 domain-containing protein; the protein is MTISMYQASIPVFIHTLNNLVSILEKGNTYAQTKKIDQYVLPNSRLFPDMFPLSKQVQIASDIAKRGAAQLAGVEAPKFEDKETTLPELIDRVQKTISYLHTFKPEQIDGSEDKTITITQGDKSLSFEGMPFLLYFVLPNVYFHVTTTYDILRHSGVELGKKDFLGKR